A stretch of Lactuca sativa cultivar Salinas chromosome 6, Lsat_Salinas_v11, whole genome shotgun sequence DNA encodes these proteins:
- the LOC111890206 gene encoding uncharacterized protein LOC111890206 produces MGTLVGHVAPGFGFFVIGFWHLLNHIKLHVQNHKTYHSLPWFPSMKIRYLELYLIMVGCSMSIAMELFIGPNRHQPFDTDGTIPSNHLHNFEHSFISLTFLVYAAFAILLDKFVPKAQYELTQLLAAIAFGQQLLLFHLHSADHMGVEGQYHMLLQILILISLITTLMGISYKKSFMVSFIRSISIFFQGLWLMVMGFMLWTRSLIPKGCFLNLEEGHHVVRCHGEEALERAKSLVNIQFSWYLIWVTIFAVSLYLVMYKIYDEKVEYQTLKSYDQEQIHEDIEAQRKLDESQSFLQMQKSFSPLDMER; encoded by the coding sequence ATGGGCACTTTGGTGGGACATGTGGCACCAGGGTTTGGTTTCTTTGTCATCGGTTTTTGGCACCTTCTTAACCATATCAAACTTCATGTTCAAAACCACAAAACCTATCATTCTCTGCCATGGTTTCCCTCCATGAAGATAAGGTATTTGGAGCTTTACTTGATCATGGTAGGTTGTTCCATGTCAATAGCTATGGAGCTATTTATTGGACCAAATCGTCACCAGCCGTTTGACACAGATGGCACCATTCCTTCCAACCATCTACACAACTTTGAACACTCATTCATTTCCCTAACCTTTTTGGTCTATGCTGCCTTTGCGATACTACTAGACAAGTTTGTACCCAAAGCCCAATACGAGTTGACTCAGTTGCTTGCAGCTATTGCCTTTGGGCAACAACTCCTCCTCTTCCACCTCCACTCAGCAGACCATATGGGTGTTGAAGGACAATATCATATGCTTCTACAAATACTAATTCTTATCTCTTTAATCACCACCCTTATGGGCATTAGCTACAAGAAAAGCTTCATGGTTAGCTTCATAAGGTCCATTAGCATATTCTTTCAAGGTCTTTGGCTCATGGTCATGGGTTTCATGCTTTGGACTAGAAGCTTGATTCCTAAAGGTTGTTTCTTGAACCTTGAAGAGGGTCATCATGTGGTCAGGTGCCATGGGGAAGAAGCCTTGGAACGCGCTAAGTCATTGGTGAATATTCAATTTAGCTGGTATCTAATATGGGTTACAATCTTTGCTGTCTCGCTTTACTTGGTCATGTATAAAATCTACGACGAGAAAGTTGAGTACCAAACACTAAAAAGTTACGATCAAGAACAAATACATGAAGATATCGAGGCTCAAAGGAAACTCGACGAATCACAGAGCTTTCTTCAAATGCAGAAATCTTTTTCTCCACTTGACATGGAAAGGTAG